A genome region from Deinococcus sp. KNUC1210 includes the following:
- a CDS encoding hybrid sensor histidine kinase/response regulator has translation MTQRAPTQASVSPSSSGSSSVSNQPWTTPGGLTQLRVLHLEDNLLDHELVRSALEDQLTPVPDFLQAEDEASFRAALTEFRPHLIISDFSLPTYDGLSAFELAHSVAPHLPFIIVTGAMGEEVAVDTLRRGVTDYVLKQRLERLAPAVRRALSEFAERERRRLAEAEIRGLNLTLQARLRQVEQLNAVAEERRLQQEDTARQLAESLNLQKTFLAETSHELRTPLTALLGYLRRLEREVGVSQTLSDALRVAQNMTRLVNDLLQLTRGELVQSIEPHFVDLAELLHAVGRDYGVAVQTPPLEIVADPGRLTQVFVNLVGNAVRVCGSPALVSIQAYQQGKDLCIEIIDHGPGIPDEVKPRIFDKFYRGKEAGSAGLGLTIAQQVITAHRGSLSVKDTPGGGATFEVCLPALDESEEDDLELLALAGLEGLDGEELPGAEL, from the coding sequence ATGACCCAACGCGCTCCAACCCAAGCTTCCGTTTCGCCTTCCTCTTCCGGTTCTTCCTCTGTTTCCAATCAGCCCTGGACCACGCCGGGCGGTCTGACACAGCTCCGGGTGCTGCATCTGGAAGACAATCTGCTCGATCACGAACTCGTTCGCAGCGCCCTGGAAGACCAGCTCACACCCGTGCCCGACTTTCTTCAGGCCGAGGACGAGGCGTCGTTCCGGGCCGCCCTGACCGAGTTCCGTCCGCACCTGATCATCTCGGATTTTTCGTTGCCCACCTACGACGGACTGTCGGCCTTCGAGCTGGCCCACAGCGTCGCGCCGCATCTGCCCTTCATCATCGTGACCGGGGCGATGGGCGAGGAAGTGGCGGTCGATACGCTGCGCCGGGGCGTGACCGATTACGTGCTCAAGCAGCGCCTGGAACGCCTCGCCCCGGCTGTGCGGCGTGCGCTGTCGGAATTTGCCGAGCGCGAGCGGCGGCGGCTGGCCGAAGCCGAGATCCGGGGGCTGAATCTGACGCTGCAGGCGCGGCTGCGGCAGGTCGAACAGCTGAACGCGGTGGCCGAGGAGCGCAGACTTCAGCAGGAAGACACCGCCCGTCAGCTGGCCGAGTCGCTGAATCTGCAGAAGACCTTTCTGGCCGAGACGAGCCACGAACTCCGAACGCCGCTGACCGCGCTGCTGGGCTACCTGCGCCGCCTGGAACGCGAGGTCGGCGTGTCGCAGACGCTCTCGGACGCGCTGCGGGTGGCACAGAACATGACGCGCCTGGTCAACGACCTGTTGCAGCTGACACGCGGTGAACTGGTGCAGAGCATCGAGCCGCATTTCGTCGATCTGGCCGAGCTGCTGCACGCGGTGGGCCGCGATTATGGCGTGGCCGTGCAGACGCCGCCGCTGGAAATCGTGGCCGATCCGGGGCGTCTGACGCAGGTGTTCGTGAATCTGGTGGGCAATGCCGTGCGGGTGTGCGGCAGCCCGGCGCTGGTGAGTATTCAGGCGTATCAGCAGGGGAAAGACCTGTGCATCGAGATCATCGATCACGGCCCCGGCATTCCCGACGAGGTGAAGCCGCGCATCTTCGACAAATTTTACCGGGGCAAGGAAGCGGGATCGGCGGGCCTGGGCCTGACCATCGCCCAGCAGGTGATCACCGCTCACCGGGGGAGCCTGAGCGTCAAGGACACCCCCGGCGGCGGCGCGACCTTCGAGGTGTGTCTGCCCGCGCTGGATGAATCGGAAGAGGACGATCTGGAACTGCTGGCGCTGGCAGGTCTGGAGGGACTGGACGGCGAGGAGTTGCCCGGCGCGGAGCTGTAA
- a CDS encoding CHASE domain-containing protein codes for MSDPGPPDPGASPAGRPSPAPLAVLGLILLLTVMATFIVRGFVQQQQAARFELRVGAYERELRQRLQNYGTLLNAARAAWEASDTLTGPQFERLVAGLDLPTRYPGLRSVGYAPLIRAADRTFFAGQLPYLTGLPAVTVHPPSSLPVSVPIVFLSPADASNRNVIGFDMYTDATRRKALDAAIQSGEVTATGRVMLANTSLTDRRGILLFLATRVQGRVVGVLYVPVQLSAVLPASGALASEQLSLWIALDGQLLSGSQKQSGAGQAAFHQRHVLDFSGQQWTLDFSASPGFGLDSVALLPWMVLVVGVLVGVLAALATQAQVRARRRAEEISRRLTVSQSRLERSRAELGAVFRAMQDIAIFADTSGRILFANDASEQLFGLRPDELRGSRLADLHQDTRLLDRLDALPGPHLVTTLFRRRGGQSFYGEMQRSSVLGEHGEVLGQLEVIRDISERLQADRLRREGERRYQGVLEAMPQIVFLTDAAGMLTYVNRRWTDYVGPLESAPTAPRSGVVDLISVLHPDDRAEFGQRWQAAMQGGHDLEIEHRLRSRSGVYRTFVTRGRPVRGEHGEVLEWVASSTDIDDQVYAEVNSRLLADFSQVLSARVPDEACPEQGGVSQPGSPDSGLVQALRLLTSRFADVAVLWQTGEAASEAAEVPAPWSLPGWGLPGHSPPLMVGQARLTAHPDDATLGSLRELVERLLHRHEPTVMQSERLHDYGLSAAMFFPLSRAPLPGAALDTDEVPDSEAPLGLLALGFRQTLGDREPEVGQELALRLTTALDNRRLLDRLQLAQNSLQDLNNSLEQRVLERTAQLREANSELEAFSYSVSHDLRTPLRHILGFAELFRKESGADLSSKGQRYLGVMTDAASRMSALIDDLLEFSRTSRTELRLSRVDLTEVVRSSIQGMAPDQGERAVTWRVEPLPVISGDPALLRQVFDNLLSNALKYTRPREQAIIEVESRQVEQELWIGVRDNGVGFDPAYVDKLFGVFQRLHRSDEFEGTGIGLANVRRIVARHGGRVWAESGVPGKPGATFWLALPLGPYPPSTTAASTSEATTPEESPHESRPIPERMS; via the coding sequence GTGAGCGACCCCGGCCCGCCGGACCCGGGCGCGTCTCCGGCGGGCCGCCCCTCTCCTGCACCGCTGGCCGTGCTGGGCCTGATTCTGCTGCTCACCGTCATGGCGACCTTTATCGTGCGCGGGTTCGTGCAGCAGCAGCAGGCGGCCCGCTTCGAGCTGCGGGTGGGTGCCTATGAACGCGAGCTGCGCCAGCGTCTCCAGAATTACGGCACGCTGCTGAACGCCGCCCGTGCTGCCTGGGAGGCCAGCGATACGCTTACCGGTCCGCAGTTCGAGCGGCTGGTGGCGGGTCTCGACCTGCCCACGCGCTATCCGGGTCTGCGGAGTGTGGGGTACGCGCCGCTGATCCGGGCTGCCGACCGCACCTTCTTCGCGGGGCAGCTGCCGTATCTCACCGGTCTGCCCGCTGTGACGGTTCATCCGCCCAGCTCGCTGCCGGTGTCGGTGCCCATCGTGTTTCTGTCTCCGGCAGACGCCTCCAACCGCAACGTGATCGGCTTCGACATGTACACCGACGCCACCCGCCGCAAAGCACTGGACGCGGCGATTCAGAGCGGGGAGGTTACGGCGACTGGCCGGGTCATGCTCGCCAACACCTCGCTGACCGACCGCAGGGGCATCCTGCTGTTTCTGGCGACGAGGGTGCAGGGGCGGGTGGTGGGGGTGCTGTACGTGCCGGTGCAGCTCAGCGCGGTGCTTCCGGCCTCGGGGGCGCTGGCGAGCGAGCAACTGTCGCTGTGGATTGCCCTCGACGGGCAGCTCCTGTCGGGCAGTCAGAAGCAGTCCGGTGCCGGGCAGGCCGCGTTTCATCAGCGGCATGTGCTGGACTTCTCCGGGCAGCAGTGGACGCTCGATTTCAGCGCGTCGCCCGGCTTCGGTCTGGACTCGGTCGCCCTCCTGCCCTGGATGGTGCTGGTGGTCGGTGTGCTGGTGGGGGTGCTGGCAGCCCTGGCGACGCAGGCGCAGGTGCGGGCGCGGCGGCGTGCCGAAGAGATCAGCCGCCGCCTCACCGTCTCTCAGAGTCGTCTGGAACGCTCGCGGGCCGAATTGGGCGCGGTGTTCCGGGCCATGCAGGACATCGCCATCTTCGCCGATACCTCGGGCCGGATCCTGTTCGCCAACGACGCGTCCGAGCAGCTGTTTGGCCTGCGTCCCGACGAACTGCGCGGCTCGCGGCTGGCCGACCTGCACCAGGACACCCGGCTGCTGGACCGTCTGGACGCGCTGCCCGGCCCGCACCTCGTCACCACGCTGTTTCGGCGGCGCGGGGGCCAGAGCTTTTACGGCGAGATGCAGCGCAGCTCCGTGCTGGGCGAACACGGCGAGGTGCTGGGTCAGCTCGAAGTGATCCGTGACATCTCCGAGCGCCTTCAGGCCGACCGGCTGCGGCGTGAGGGAGAGCGGCGCTATCAGGGCGTGCTGGAGGCGATGCCGCAGATCGTATTTCTGACCGACGCTGCCGGAATGCTGACGTATGTCAATCGGCGCTGGACCGATTATGTCGGGCCGCTGGAGAGCGCTCCTACGGCTCCTCGTTCCGGCGTGGTCGATCTGATCAGCGTGCTGCACCCCGACGACCGCGCCGAGTTCGGGCAGCGCTGGCAGGCGGCGATGCAGGGCGGGCATGATCTGGAGATCGAGCACCGCCTGAGGTCGCGCAGCGGCGTGTACCGCACCTTCGTCACGCGGGGCCGCCCGGTGCGCGGCGAACACGGCGAGGTGCTGGAATGGGTGGCGAGCAGCACCGATATCGACGATCAGGTGTACGCCGAGGTGAATTCGCGCCTGCTGGCCGACTTCAGTCAGGTGCTGAGCGCCCGCGTTCCCGACGAGGCCTGCCCGGAGCAGGGAGGAGTTTCCCAGCCCGGCAGTCCTGACAGCGGCCTGGTGCAGGCGCTCCGGCTGCTGACCTCGCGCTTTGCCGACGTGGCAGTGCTGTGGCAGACCGGCGAGGCGGCGTCCGAAGCTGCCGAGGTGCCTGCACCGTGGAGCCTGCCGGGCTGGGGACTGCCGGGCCACTCACCGCCGCTGATGGTGGGTCAGGCCCGCCTGACAGCCCACCCCGACGACGCCACGCTGGGCAGCCTGCGCGAACTGGTCGAGCGGCTGCTGCACCGTCACGAACCGACGGTGATGCAGAGCGAACGGCTCCACGACTACGGGCTGTCGGCGGCGATGTTCTTTCCGCTCAGCCGCGCTCCGCTGCCCGGTGCGGCGCTCGACACAGACGAGGTGCCGGACTCGGAAGCGCCGCTGGGCCTGCTGGCGCTGGGGTTCCGGCAGACGCTGGGCGACCGTGAACCGGAGGTGGGGCAGGAACTGGCGCTGCGCCTCACCACGGCGCTCGACAACCGCCGCCTGCTGGACCGCCTTCAGCTTGCACAGAACTCGCTGCAGGACCTGAACAACTCGCTCGAACAGCGGGTGCTGGAACGGACCGCGCAGCTCCGCGAGGCCAACAGCGAACTCGAAGCCTTCTCGTATTCGGTGTCGCACGACCTGAGAACCCCGCTGCGCCATATCCTGGGTTTTGCCGAACTGTTCCGCAAGGAAAGCGGCGCTGACCTGAGCAGCAAGGGCCAGCGGTATCTGGGCGTCATGACCGACGCGGCGAGCCGTATGAGTGCCCTGATCGACGATCTGCTGGAGTTCTCGCGCACTTCGCGCACCGAACTGAGGCTCAGCCGCGTCGATCTGACAGAGGTGGTCAGGAGCAGCATTCAGGGCATGGCCCCCGATCAGGGTGAACGCGCCGTGACGTGGCGGGTCGAGCCGCTGCCGGTGATAAGCGGCGATCCGGCGCTGCTGCGGCAGGTCTTCGACAACCTGCTCTCCAACGCCCTGAAATACACCCGTCCCCGCGAGCAGGCCATCATCGAGGTCGAGTCGCGGCAGGTGGAGCAGGAACTGTGGATCGGTGTCCGCGACAACGGTGTGGGATTTGATCCTGCCTATGTGGATAAACTGTTCGGCGTGTTTCAGCGTCTGCACCGCAGCGACGAATTCGAGGGCACCGGTATCGGGCTGGCGAACGTGCGGCGCATCGTGGCGCGGCACGGGGGCCGGGTCTGGGCCGAGTCCGGGGTGCCGGGGAAACCGGGGGCGACCTTCTGGCTGGCGCTGCCGCTCGGGCCCTACCCGCCCTCTACCACCGCCGCTTCCACCTCCGAAGCCACGACCCCAGAAGAATCCCCGCACGAATCCCGTCCAATTCCAGAGAGGATGTCATGA
- the aroE gene encoding shikimate dehydrogenase — protein sequence MKRAFLFADPAAHSRSPAMHNAAFGHAGIDAHYEAVRVPPDQLATYIQTLRQPDVLGANLSLPHKEAVLPLLDSLSPAAQMIGAVNTVINRDGQLHGDNTDAPGFLAALASAGDGGRGGAVVLGAGGAARAAVWALRSQGRQVWVVNRTHAKALDLTCELGGTACGLEAVPWPLTDLIVNASSAGLSDAAQSPLPGFRFSELSPAALVYDMVYKPAETRLMHDARAAGLRAENGLEMLAQQARLAFTAWTGVEVPIRVFLDALAVMG from the coding sequence GTGAAGCGGGCCTTTCTGTTTGCCGACCCGGCAGCGCATTCGCGTTCGCCCGCCATGCACAATGCGGCGTTCGGGCATGCTGGGATCGACGCGCACTACGAAGCTGTACGTGTGCCGCCAGATCAGCTGGCCACGTACATTCAGACCCTGCGGCAGCCGGACGTGCTGGGTGCGAATCTCAGCCTGCCGCACAAAGAGGCCGTCTTGCCGCTGCTGGACAGCCTGAGTCCTGCGGCCCAGATGATCGGCGCGGTGAATACCGTGATCAACCGGGATGGACAGCTTCACGGCGACAATACCGATGCGCCGGGCTTTCTGGCAGCGCTGGCGTCGGCGGGTGACGGCGGGCGGGGCGGGGCGGTGGTTCTGGGTGCGGGCGGGGCGGCTCGGGCGGCGGTCTGGGCACTGCGCTCGCAGGGTCGGCAGGTCTGGGTGGTCAACCGCACCCACGCAAAAGCGCTGGATCTGACGTGTGAGCTGGGCGGCACCGCCTGCGGCCTAGAGGCGGTCCCCTGGCCGCTCACTGATCTGATCGTGAACGCGTCGAGCGCGGGTTTGAGTGACGCGGCCCAGTCGCCGTTGCCCGGATTCCGTTTCAGCGAGCTGTCGCCTGCGGCGCTGGTCTACGACATGGTGTACAAGCCTGCCGAAACCCGGCTGATGCACGACGCCCGCGCCGCTGGTCTGCGGGCCGAAAATGGCCTGGAGATGCTGGCGCAGCAGGCGCGGCTGGCCTTTACCGCCTGGACGGGTGTGGAGGTGCCGATCCGGGTCTTTCTGGATGCCCTGGCGGTGATGGGGTGA
- a CDS encoding PhoH family protein, whose translation MSESATTLTRTVTLQTPDEALRLFGAGDVNLRRMRELSAARISSRGDTISIQGETKEVEVAVLMIQDALALVRGGTEVTPDAITRMNRLSSEGRSLSAETNGSPALPRGLKPKTPGQKLYLERIEKSDITFGVGPAGTGKTYLAVAMAVNALKAKRVKRIILTRPAVEAGEKLGFLPGDLQAKIDPYLRPLYDALYDMLDQEKFEAYLTSGVIEVAPLAFMRGRTLNDAFVILDEAQNTTGEQMKMFLTRMGFSSKVVVTGDITQIDLPRHITSGLAVAKRVLSSIEGIAFHEFTEVDVVRHPLVGRIIKAYEVLEAQEQDKRAARRGELTSVPESDSDARSS comes from the coding sequence TTGAGCGAATCTGCCACGACCCTGACCCGGACTGTGACCCTCCAGACCCCCGACGAAGCCCTGCGCCTGTTCGGTGCGGGCGACGTGAACCTGCGCCGCATGCGCGAACTCAGTGCGGCCCGCATCTCTTCACGCGGCGACACCATCAGCATTCAGGGTGAAACCAAAGAAGTCGAGGTGGCCGTGCTGATGATTCAGGACGCGCTGGCACTGGTTCGCGGCGGCACCGAGGTCACACCCGACGCCATCACCCGCATGAACCGCCTGAGCAGTGAAGGGCGCAGCCTGTCGGCAGAGACGAACGGCAGCCCCGCCCTGCCACGCGGCCTGAAACCCAAGACGCCCGGCCAGAAACTGTATCTGGAACGCATCGAAAAGAGCGACATCACCTTCGGCGTCGGCCCCGCCGGAACCGGCAAGACGTACCTCGCGGTGGCGATGGCGGTCAATGCCCTCAAGGCCAAGCGCGTCAAACGCATCATCCTGACGCGGCCTGCGGTGGAAGCGGGCGAGAAGCTGGGCTTTCTGCCGGGCGACCTCCAGGCCAAGATCGATCCGTATCTGCGTCCGCTGTACGACGCCCTCTACGACATGCTCGACCAGGAAAAGTTCGAGGCGTACCTGACGAGCGGCGTGATCGAGGTGGCTCCGCTGGCATTTATGCGGGGGAGAACCCTGAACGATGCTTTCGTCATTCTCGACGAGGCCCAGAACACCACCGGCGAGCAGATGAAGATGTTCCTGACGCGGATGGGCTTTTCGAGCAAGGTGGTCGTGACAGGCGACATCACCCAGATCGACCTGCCGCGCCACATCACCAGCGGACTGGCGGTCGCCAAGCGGGTGCTGTCCAGCATCGAGGGCATCGCCTTTCACGAATTCACCGAGGTGGACGTGGTGCGCCACCCACTGGTCGGGCGCATCATCAAGGCCTACGAGGTGCTGGAAGCGCAGGAGCAGGACAAACGCGCCGCCCGCAGAGGCGAACTGACCAGCGTGCCCGAAAGCGACAGCGACGCCCGTTCCTCGTGA
- the ybeY gene encoding rRNA maturation RNase YbeY, translating into MLDLVAQKRPPAGLRPVLRRSIQAVMEHLGIADREVTVVLVSDRTIRQLKREHWPAEDIDETAATDVLSFPSWEPGDPFMPPHLGDIFISLDTAQRQAEARSQSLTREVALLASHGLTHLVGFDHPHAEGLGYEEGATGEEWQVFHASWQAAQQALTDI; encoded by the coding sequence ATGCTTGATCTGGTGGCACAGAAGCGCCCTCCGGCGGGGTTGCGTCCGGTGCTGCGGCGCAGCATTCAGGCGGTGATGGAGCATCTGGGCATCGCAGACCGCGAGGTGACGGTGGTGCTGGTGTCCGACCGCACCATCCGTCAGCTCAAGCGCGAGCACTGGCCTGCCGAGGACATCGACGAGACCGCCGCCACCGATGTTCTCAGCTTTCCGAGCTGGGAACCGGGCGATCCGTTCATGCCGCCGCACCTGGGCGACATCTTCATCAGCCTCGATACGGCGCAGCGGCAGGCCGAGGCGCGGAGTCAGTCGCTGACACGCGAGGTGGCGCTGCTGGCGAGCCACGGCCTGACACATCTGGTGGGCTTCGATCACCCGCACGCCGAGGGACTTGGCTACGAGGAAGGCGCCACGGGCGAAGAATGGCAGGTCTTCCACGCGAGCTGGCAGGCAGCGCAGCAAGCCCTGACGGACATCTGA
- a CDS encoding cupin domain-containing protein: MPDALHLLRLARSSPERPVELPGGSLRVLHLTARQDGGAAACWYVCLEGTLILDLPHGDFVQVRAGESYQAPAGEARTLMPVGAVTVLLISA; the protein is encoded by the coding sequence ATGCCCGACGCCCTTCATCTGCTGCGTCTGGCCCGCAGCAGCCCTGAACGTCCGGTGGAACTGCCCGGCGGCAGCCTGCGCGTCCTGCACCTGACTGCCCGGCAGGACGGCGGGGCGGCAGCGTGCTGGTACGTCTGTCTGGAAGGGACCCTGATTCTCGATCTGCCGCACGGCGACTTCGTGCAGGTGCGGGCAGGGGAGAGCTATCAGGCCCCGGCAGGGGAGGCCAGAACGCTGATGCCCGTGGGCGCGGTGACGGTGCTGCTGATTTCAGCATAG